Part of the Nitrospira sp. genome, GGAGTCGAGCGTACGCCACTCACGGAACCGGCATAGGCCTATCGCCTCCGGCGAACGATTTCTTCAGGCCGCCCTGGTTAATCGGCCGTTGTGTCATCTCACGACACTTCTTCGCTTGAAAATCCGCCTGCCGCTCCGGTAGCATGCGCCGTTTGCCTTGACCCACACCATTTGCATGGCGGTGCACTGTGGCGAAGAGTTGCGCACAGGTTCCGAAGGAGTACGATGGCCGACTCGACCACACAATCCGTCTGCTGGGGCACTGTGGCCCTGTTTACTGCACTCACGGTGCTGACCTTCGTCGGCGTCCCGCTCTTCGCCTACTTCTATGACTACACTCTCCTCGACTGGGTCCTGCTGGCCGTCCTCTATATCGTAACCGGCATGGGGATCACGGTGGGCTATCACCGCATGATCACCCATCGCAGCTTCGAGAGTCATCCCTGGGTCAAAGCCTGCCTGCTGGTGATGGGCGGATGGGCCGTGCAAAACTCGGCCCTGCTCTGGTGCGCCGATCATATCCGCCACCATGCGCACACGGACGAAGAAGCCGATCCCTACAATGCCTCGAAGGGATTCTGGCACAGCCATGTCGGCTGGTTGTTTTTCGATACCCCGTATCGTGAGGACCGATTTGCCGCGAAACTACGTACCGACCCAATGATCATGTGGCAACACCGGTATTACTGGGTGATCGTGGCCTCCGGCTTCCTGCTACCATTTGCGCTGGGATACCTGAACGGTGGCTTCACCAGCGGGCTGGGCTGCTTCCTGCTCGCCGGCGTCCTGCGAACCGTGCTGGTCTTGAACTCCACCTTTACAATCAACTCGCTCTGCCATATGGTCGGCACCCAACCCCACGGCACGCAGGACAGCAGCCGCGATAGTTGGTTGATCTCATTCGTCAGCTTCGGCGAGGGCTATCACAACTATCACCACACCTATTCGCACGACTATCGAAACGGATCGAAGTGGTACAACTTCGACCCGTCGAAATGGTTGATCTATTCGTTGTCGTTGTTCGGCCTGACGTATAACCTGCACAGGGAACGCACCTAGCAGGCGTGAAGGGTCGGGCGTGAACGGTGAAACGTCCCTCGCGTCGTCACTGACTATTCCCGGGACGTTTCGTCCCTCTTTTTTATCCCGTCCTGTTCTACCCAGCAGCGCTCTGCGTCTACTGGCCCATTTCTTTTCCTCGTGGCGATAGCTTAATATGCGATGAAGCCCGCGAATTCCATCCGGACCCGCGAGGCGGCAGGAGGCAGATCTATGGCAGAACAACAAGGTGGCGCACCGCATCAAGACGAAGCGGCCGCCAAGCCCAATATCATTCCCGGCGTGAAACATGTGGTCGCCATCAGCAGCGGCAAGGGCGGCGTCGGAAAATCCACCGTGTCGGTCAACCTGGCCGTCGCCCTCGCCCTCACCGGAGCCAAGGTCGGATTGCTGGACGCCGATATCTACGGACCCAACATTCCGATGATGATGGGCGTCGAAAAAACACCTGAACAGAAAGACGGCAAGATCGCCCCGGCGGAGAGCCATGGCGTCAAACTGATCTCCATGGGATTTTTTGTGCCGGAAGATACCGCCGTCGTGTGGCGTGGTCCGATGGTGCACACCGCCATTCAACAGCTCTTCCGGGACGTTCTCTGGGGCGACCTGGATTATCTGTTGATCGACTTGCCGCCGGGAACCGGCGACGCGCAACTGACACTGACCCAGCTGGTGTCCCTGTCGGGCGCCGTCACCGTCACGACCCCGCAGGAAGTGGCGCTGCACGATGTGCGCAAAGGCATGATGATGTTCCAGAAGGTCAACGTGCCGCTGCTCGGCATCGTCGAGAACATGAGCTTTTTCCTCTGCGGTCATTGCGGCGAACGCACCGAGATCTTCTCCCATGGCGGCGGAGAACGGGCCGCGGAGAAACTGGGTATTCCCTTCCTTGGACGGGTGCCCATCGATCCGGCCATTCGCGCCGGCGGCGATACCGGGAACCCGATCGTGGTCGCCAAACCGGATTCACCGCAAGCTCAGGCGTTTCGGGAGATCGCCGCGAAGCTTGCGGCAGCATTGCAGACGGGCGAGGCAGGGGCGGCGAAGAGCCGGATCGCCAGTCTGCTGGATAAAATCAAACGACCGGCGACGGGAAATTAACCGGAACCGGATCAAGGAAGATGGACGCACTCAGGGAGGATGTATGGGCGAGTTGATTAGAATCGCGGGAACCGCCGACGTGAAGCCGGGCGCCGGCATGGTGGCGGAAGTGAACGGCAAGGCGATTGCGGTGTTCAATGTGGATGGCGCGTTTTATGCCATCGACAACACCTGTGTGCATCGCGGCGGCCCGCTGGGTGAAGGCGATGTGGTGGGTGATGTAGTTGCCTGTCCATGGCACAACTGGGAGTTCAACGTGAAGACGGGCGCTTGCATCAACAACCCTTCGGCAAAAGTGACTGCGTACGAAGTCACGGTCGAGGGCACCGATATTAAAGTCCGGCTGTGACGCAAGACCGGCTCGTGCCGGTCGGACAGGCACGGCAATGAATGTTCCCGGCACCACAGTGAATGGAGGCTCCGATGGCAGACAATACGCTGACCCCGAAACACATTGAGATCGCCGAAACCTTCGTGCGGCTCTACGTCTTTCTGACACAGTATATCGACCGCTGCGAAGATGAAGCCGCGCGCAAGGAGTACCCGGAGGCAGAACTCCAAAAGCACCTCGGCGAAACCCGCGCCAAGATGATGGAGATCCTGAAGGTGAATCCCGTCGTCAAGGGCAAGGTGGAAAAGGAATGTGAACGGGTCCTCGCGCTGGGCAGCAAGTGTCTGATGGGCGGGACCGAAAAGGTGGCCGCGCTGGATGTGCTGGGAGCCGAGCGGGTCATTCTCAAGAACAAAACCATCGCCTTGAGCGATCTGTTAGCCGTGTATCGCGCGCTGTAGTCGTTCGATGTCCACCCCGGCTGGAGAGAAACACCAACTCGCCGGTTTCGACGCCAGGGAACGAGGGTTCAATCGTCCCGTGGAATTCGTACGGACAGCCTCGGGGTACCAGGCGACGTTGCGGTACGAAACCACACACATCGTGACCCCGGAGGCACCGAGCGCAGGCGAGGCCCTGCAGCAATTGATTACCACCCTCCAGCAACAGGGGTACACCCAACTGCGCAGCCAGCAGAGTTATCGCGACGGCATCTACCTCGGCTCGCAGGAGCTGTGGGTGGAATATCCGGACCGGCAGGCCGCCCCGGAAGTCGGACTCCTGGGCCTGCTGAAGAAGTGGCTCGGCCGCTCACCGGGTTGAGGGCCGCCACAAACTCCACACCGCCCCCGGCGACGTTGACTCTCCTCCGCCTCACGCCTATAGTCCATTCCAGATCAGCAGCCTGATCGTTCGACCGTCAGCCTTCACCAGACAGGATCCGGCACCGGAGAATTGACGATGCGCTGGGTTCACGTCCTGCTTCTCACTCTCGTCGCGTTCCTCCTGCCTGGCATGGCAACCGCCAAGGTCTATCGTTGCCAAGGCGCCAATGGCAGCACCGTCCTGACGGACCAGCCGAAGGGCAAGCCGGGCTGCGTCGCCATCGACACCGCCACCCCCCCGCTCCCGGGAGGGTTCACCCCTCCCGTCGAGCCGACCGAACCGGCACAGATGGAACTACCGGCGAATGCGACTCCGCCGTCCGTGTCGGCCGCACCGATGGTTCCGCGCCAACCCGGTCCCGGCGATCCCGCGTTATCGCCGTCCGGTTCGAGAGACACCCCCGAGAAGGCCGCACCCGAAGCGCAACGTTGCTCACCACGCGTCAACCCCCTGAATCCCTTCGCCGGAATGAATTGCTCACCGGCATCCGGCGATCCCCCGGCAGAGAACAAGAACCCGTAGCCCCTCGTCGCGCGCAGCGCCACAGGCTCGATTGACTCTCCCGAAGCCCCTTCATATAATGCCGAAACGAACCGTTTAAGCTGATCTCACAAGCACTTATGTCTGCCTTCTCCGCTGGTTTTTTATCCCGTCGCGCACAGGATCTTCGAGCCGGTCTCCGGCACGCGTTTGCCGTGCGTCCTGAACAAGCCGCCTTCACGATCGAAGACCTGGCCCTGCTCGAACGGGTCGCCGACGCCGTCGTCTCGCGCGGCATGGCCGCACCGGCCACGTTGTTTCTCGAGTCGATGGGCCCCATGAACTTTCTCGGCAGCCAGGCGCTGCACTTCCTGGCTCCCGTCGTAGAATGTGTGCTGACCGGCACGGAGATCGCGCAGATCGCGCGCCTGCTGGAACGGCGCGATTCCATTCACCGACTGACCGCCCTCATCGAAGCCAAGGCTGCGGCTCCCAAAGGAGCGCCCGCTCGATGACGGAACAGCCTCCTTCGCCTGCGGCTTCAGCAGTGACTCATCCTCTGAACGTCATCGTCGCGACCGATTGCGGCAGCACCACCACCAAAGCCATTCTGATTGAAAAGGTCGGGGAGGAGTATCGCCAGACCTACCGTGGTGAAGCACCGACGACCGTCGAAGCCCCCTTCGAAGACGTGACCCGCGGCGTGCTCAACGCCATTGCCGAAATCGAAGAACTTTCCGGCCGGACCATTCTCGACGGCGACCGCATCATCACTCCCAATCACGCAGCACAAGGCGATCCCAAACGAGGCGTGGACATTTACGTGTCCACCAGCAGCGCCGGCGGCGGATTGCAGATGATGGTCACCGGCGTGGTGCAGAACATGACCGGCGAGAGTGCTCAACGCGCCGCCCTGGGCGCCGGCGCCATCGTCATCGACGTCTTGGCCTCCAACGACGGACGGCTGCCCTACGAGAAGATCGAGCGGATTCGAACCATGCGCCCGGACATGATCCTGATGTCCGGCGGCACCGACGGCGGCGCCGTGACCCATGTAGTGGAAATGGCCGAGTACATTGCCGCCGCCGATCCGCGACCGCGCTTCGGCAGCACCTACCGGCTGCCGCTCGTGTACGCCGGCAACACAGACGCCAGGCCGCAAATCAAAACCATTCTCGGCGAGAAGACCGCCTTGGATTTTGCCGACAATATCCGGCCGGTGCTCGAGCGCGAAAACCTGGCGCCGGCCCGCAACAAAATCCACGACCTGTTCCTCGAACACGTTATGCAGCAGGCTCCCGGCTACAAAAAACTGATCGAGATGGCGGGCGCGCCCATCATGCCGACTCCGGCGGCGGTCGGCGTCATCATGGAAACCATCGCCAAACGCGAAGGCATCAACCTGATCGGCGTCGATATCGGCGGCGCCACCACCGACGTCTTCTCGGTGTTTAACGGACTCTTCAACCGCACGGTCAGCGCCAACCTCGGCATGTCCTACAGCATTTCGAACGTGCTGGCGGAGGCGGGGCTCGACAACATCATGCGCTGGGTGCCGTTTACCATCGACGAACAGACCCTGCGCAACCGCATCAAGAACAAGATGGTGCGGCCCACGACGATTCCGCAGTCGCTCGACGAACTGCAGATCGAACATGCCATCGCCCGCGAGGCTCTGCGGCTGGCGCTGATCCATCACAAATCACTCGCCACGGGGCTCAAGGGCATTCAGCAGGAGCGCACCATTTCCGATGTGTTCGAGCAGCGGACGTCCGGCAAGACCCTGATCGATCTGTTGAAACTGGACTTGATCGTCGGCAGCGGCGGCATCCTGTCGCATGCGCCGCGCCGTATCCAATCCATGCTGATGATGGTGGATGCCTATGAACCGCTCGGCGTCACGACGCTGTCGGTCGATAGCATCTTCATGATGCCGCATCTCGGCGTGCTCTCCACCGTGAACGAGCAGGCTGCGACCGACGTATTCGTGCGTGATTGCATGGTCTATCTCGGCACCTGCATTGCGCCCATCGGGCAGGGGAAAGACGGGGAGCGCTGCGCCGACTATGAAATCGCGCTACCGGATGGACGAATCGAGAAGGGCCAGCTGGCGTTCGGAGATCTCAAACTCTTTGCCTTGACGCGGGAGCAGCAGGCCACAGTGACGATGCAACCGGCCAAACAGATCGACCTCGGGAACGGACCGGGACAGTCGTTCACAAAAACGGTGACGGGCGGCGTGGTCGGCCTCATGCTCGACGGCCGTGGTCGCCCGTTACAATTACCGGGTGAGCAGGCAGCCCGCGTCGCCATGCTGACCAGATGGTACCAGGCGGTCGGCTTGTACCCGGCGGGGAGCTGAGAGCCGAATGCCGGGAGCAGATGGCGTAGAGCGTATGGTGAAGAGCGGGGAGCATATGGGAGAGGACGACGAGAGGCGAGGCCGCGAGGCGCGAGAGCCCCGAGTCCTACCGGAAGTTGTACGGTGAGGGGAGCGAGCAACTGAGAACGAAGCGGTAGGGCATTTTCAGCAACCGATTATGGCGCATTCGTATACACCAGGTCTGACCGTCACCGAACGAACCACCGTTCGCCGGAGGCGTATCCTGCCGCTGCCCGGGACCGTCCTGGTCAAGGTGGGGGACGCGGTGCACGCCGATACGGCGGTGGCCCGCGCCGAGTTGCCGGGCAAGGTCGTCCCGCTCAACCTGGCCAACCAGCTGGGCATCGCGCCGGATGAGATCAACGACTACCTGATCAAGAAGGAAAACGATGCCGTCCAGAAAGACGACGTGCTGGCGGAGAATAAACCGTTCATCAAATGGTTTAAGACGGAAATTCGCTCGCCCATCACCGGCAAGGTGGAGTCCGTCTCCACCATCACCGGGCAGATTCTGTTGCGGGAACCACCGCGGATCCTCGAATTGCGCGGCTACATCGACGGCTCGATCGTCGACGTGCACCCCGAACAGGGCGTGACGGTCGAAACCTCCTGCAGTCTGGTGCAGGGCATCTTCGGCATCGGCGGGGAGACCAGCGGAGAATTGGTCATGGGTGTCACGGCGCCGGATCATCCCCTGATGCCTGAGCAGTTGACGCCGGCGATGAAAGGTAAGATCGTGATCGGGGGCGCGTTCCTCTCCGCCGCCACCATGACCCGCGCGAAGGAACTCGGCGTCATCGGTCTCGTCGTCGGCGGGATTCACGACAAAGATCTGCGCGCGCTCCTCGGGTATGATCTGGGCGTGGCCATTACCGGCACCGAGCAGGTGGGCTTCACGTTGATCCTGACGGAAGGCTTCGGCACGATCCCGATGGCGCCCAAGACGTTTGCGTTGCTGTCCGCCCAGGCCGGGCACAAGGCCTCTGTTTCTGGCGCGACGCAAATCCGCGCCGGCGTGATTCGTCCGGAAATCATCATTCCACAGACCTCACACACCGCCGCCCGGCCGGACCGGGTCGAGCGCGAAGGGATTCAACTCGGCGATCCCGTGCGGATCATCCGCGATCCGTTGTTCGGCAAGATCGGGGCAGTGTCCGGATTGCCGTCGGAGCTCAGAGCGATCCCGACGGAAAGTGAAGTCCGCGTACTCGAAGTCCGCTTTCCCGACGGCACGACCACCGTGGTGCCCCGCGCCAACATCGAAGTGATCGAGGGAGCATGATCCGCATACAGCCTCGCCTTCGCATTCTGTCCCTCGCCATCGCGATGCTCGCGTGCCTCCCGTCGCTCCTCTTGGCACAGACCCTCCCGCAGCAGCTTCGGGTCATCGACACACCCAGCGACGGAGGAGGCAGCCTCACGGTTCTCTGGGCTCCCTCGGCCAGCGACAGCGCCGCATGGAAGTATCAAATCCTGCTGCATGAGGGCAGCGTGCCTTCCGACCCATCCGCATGGAAAGTCGTGGCGGAATTTCCGTCCAACACCCGCTATGTCCGCGAGGGCAAGACCGCCTGGTGGACAAGATCCGGCGCCCCCGGCGACCACATCTTCCTGCTCAAGAACGGAAAAGGCATCGAGCTCAAGGCGGCCCAGTCCTACGCCGTCACCGTCGCGGCGATGAACGGCCAGGAACGATTCATCGCGTTGCCGATCGTCGCCTCGCCTGAACCGAACTGGATGAACTGGAACCAAGTGAACAACCTGGTGCTGGCCTTGATGTTCGGCGGCATCGTGTTTTACGCCATCAACCTGGCCAAGCGGAAAGAGATCTTCTTACGGCGTATTCCCGGGCTGGATGCCGTCGATGAAGCCATCGGGCGCGCCACGGAATTGGGCAAGCCGATCCTCTACATGACCGGGGCGCACGACATGAACGACCCTTCGACCATCGCCGCCGCCGTCATCCTGGGGCGCGTGGCCAAGAAGGCCGCCGCGTATGAGACCGAGTTGCTGGTCCCGCACCGCGAGCCGATCACCATGGCCGTCTGCCAGGAAATTACCAAACAAGCGTATATGGAAGCCGGCAAGCCGGATCTCTTCAAGGACGACGCGAACTTTTTCATTACGAGCGACCAGTTCAGTTACACCGCGGCGGTAGACGGTATCATGCTGCGCCGAAAACCGGCGGCCAACTTTTTCATGGGCTCATACTTTGCCGAATCGCTGTTGCTGACGGAAACCGGCGCCAGCACCGGCGCGATTCAAATCGCCGGGACCGACTCCGATCACCAGCTGCCGTTCTTCGTCACGACCTGCGACTACACCCTGATCGGCGAAGAACTCTATGCCGCCAGCGCCTACCTGTCGAAAGAGCCGATCCAGATCGGCACCCTGCGCGGCCAGGACTTGGGCAAGGCGTTCGTCTTGGGCGTGATCGGAGTCGGAACGTTGCTGGCCACGCTCGCCGTCATCACCGGCAACAACTGGGCGCAACCGCTGCTCGACCTCTTCAAGGATCTCAAATGATGTTCCTTCGCCGACAGTTGCCGTTGCTCATTACGATGGTCACCGGCCTCGTCATGGCCGCGCAGTACTACGTGCCGCATCCGGCCTCGGAACAACTGCTGACCACCGTGACCAAATGGCTGCAGATCATCGGCGGCTTCGCGCTCGTGCTGGGCATTACCAGCCTCTTTCACGTGCATGCGTCCAAAATCCGGCGGAAGGAAGCCGGATGGGCCTACAGCCTCGTCCTCTATGTCGGCATGCTCGGCACCATCATCGTGGGGCTCTGGAACGGCGGCAAGGAAAGTATCGACGGGGCGCTGACGTCTTTTGGATGGGTCTACTCCTACACCCTCGTGCCGCTGCAAGGGACCATGTTCGCGATCCTGGCTTTCTTCATCGCCTCCGCCGCCTACCGGTCGTTCCGGGCGCGCAGCCGCGAGGCGGCGGTATTGTTGGTGGCCGCCGTCATTGTGATGATGGGCCGGGTGCCGCTCGGGGAATACCTGTTGCCGATCAGCGGGGACCTCTCCAGCTGGATTCTG contains:
- a CDS encoding glutamate mutase L; the encoded protein is MTEQPPSPAASAVTHPLNVIVATDCGSTTTKAILIEKVGEEYRQTYRGEAPTTVEAPFEDVTRGVLNAIAEIEELSGRTILDGDRIITPNHAAQGDPKRGVDIYVSTSSAGGGLQMMVTGVVQNMTGESAQRAALGAGAIVIDVLASNDGRLPYEKIERIRTMRPDMILMSGGTDGGAVTHVVEMAEYIAAADPRPRFGSTYRLPLVYAGNTDARPQIKTILGEKTALDFADNIRPVLERENLAPARNKIHDLFLEHVMQQAPGYKKLIEMAGAPIMPTPAAVGVIMETIAKREGINLIGVDIGGATTDVFSVFNGLFNRTVSANLGMSYSISNVLAEAGLDNIMRWVPFTIDEQTLRNRIKNKMVRPTTIPQSLDELQIEHAIAREALRLALIHHKSLATGLKGIQQERTISDVFEQRTSGKTLIDLLKLDLIVGSGGILSHAPRRIQSMLMMVDAYEPLGVTTLSVDSIFMMPHLGVLSTVNEQAATDVFVRDCMVYLGTCIAPIGQGKDGERCADYEIALPDGRIEKGQLAFGDLKLFALTREQQATVTMQPAKQIDLGNGPGQSFTKTVTGGVVGLMLDGRGRPLQLPGEQAARVAMLTRWYQAVGLYPAGS
- a CDS encoding Rieske (2Fe-2S) protein, which encodes MGELIRIAGTADVKPGAGMVAEVNGKAIAVFNVDGAFYAIDNTCVHRGGPLGEGDVVGDVVACPWHNWEFNVKTGACINNPSAKVTAYEVTVEGTDIKVRL
- a CDS encoding fatty acid desaturase, which gives rise to MADSTTQSVCWGTVALFTALTVLTFVGVPLFAYFYDYTLLDWVLLAVLYIVTGMGITVGYHRMITHRSFESHPWVKACLLVMGGWAVQNSALLWCADHIRHHAHTDEEADPYNASKGFWHSHVGWLFFDTPYREDRFAAKLRTDPMIMWQHRYYWVIVASGFLLPFALGYLNGGFTSGLGCFLLAGVLRTVLVLNSTFTINSLCHMVGTQPHGTQDSSRDSWLISFVSFGEGYHNYHHTYSHDYRNGSKWYNFDPSKWLIYSLSLFGLTYNLHRERT
- a CDS encoding Mrp/NBP35 family ATP-binding protein; protein product: MAEQQGGAPHQDEAAAKPNIIPGVKHVVAISSGKGGVGKSTVSVNLAVALALTGAKVGLLDADIYGPNIPMMMGVEKTPEQKDGKIAPAESHGVKLISMGFFVPEDTAVVWRGPMVHTAIQQLFRDVLWGDLDYLLIDLPPGTGDAQLTLTQLVSLSGAVTVTTPQEVALHDVRKGMMMFQKVNVPLLGIVENMSFFLCGHCGERTEIFSHGGGERAAEKLGIPFLGRVPIDPAIRAGGDTGNPIVVAKPDSPQAQAFREIAAKLAAALQTGEAGAAKSRIASLLDKIKRPATGN